Proteins encoded in a region of the Pelmatolapia mariae isolate MD_Pm_ZW linkage group LG16_19, Pm_UMD_F_2, whole genome shotgun sequence genome:
- the si:dkey-251i10.3 gene encoding U3 small nucleolar RNA-associated protein 14 homolog A, whose translation MQSSQFSALSSGGCCFSMAKVSKKKASKKKTRSGGAEQSNEGHPDVIYDDEKEEDATDEDITVEDEDGYDERKRQKLLEAIGTLSGKRKKTLGERSEAAVHMSEFTVNAEGEGDKVDLSDLIGSMKTTPGLSGKSKKRLKNLEQSRKTIECPLSKQESERIRRDLAFQKVSKEVSHWKSVIRQNERAEQLVFPLNQEHSGPKPIERVVMDWKAQTPLEQEVFTLLSANKQPINDPILTPTEEASMKAMSLEEAKVRRAELQKARALQSYYEAKARRQKKIKSKKYHKVLNKAKSKDFQKQFDEMVKRDPAAALEELNKMEMARMQERMSLKHQNSSKWARSKAIMAKYDEGARKAIQQQLEVNKDLTQKLVTSLNKEEEETMEEEGNADVVPDFVNDAEEGLDFSNPWMTGKLSQDCVEKETSNAVTIRAEENVAEEEEVEETEEEVLLREFDSRRKRRQAQEADAAVMLMEEEEEEEENKDASDKEEEELSEFTSLFKGIAERCGEADTAAELEKELKIRCQEDEELLTQGKEAEEEEATDKGPVVPQHPPATENGQKTGKSRKRRKGIELKQVLTKGAQVLQVSFAPTIEDAEDSEEKLDQRGLIKEAFAGDDIISDFLKEKRKQEDAGKPKVVDLTLPGWGEWGGGGLQPSCRKRRKFRRKMTPPTPRKDKHLPGVIISEKRSSSIRLHQVNALPFPFESPSVFENTIRSALGRTWNTEHTVKKVTKPKVVTKLGAIIEPMTREELVKDKNGASAGSSSSVKRKP comes from the coding sequence ATGCAGTCGTCCCAGTTTAGTGCATTGAGCTCCGGCGGTTGTTGCTTCAGCATGGCTAAAGTTTCGAAAAAGAAAgcgagtaaaaagaaaacacgcTCCGGAGGTGCGGAGCAGAGCAACGAGGGGCATCCAGACGTGATTTACGACGATGAAAAGGAGGAGGATGCGACTGATGAAGATATTACTGTTGAGGACGAAGACGGGTACGATGAACGAAAACGCCAAAAGCTGCTGGAGGCTATCGGAACTCTCAGTGGTAAGAGGAAGAAAACTCTGGGGGAGAGGTCCGAGGCGGCCGTGCATATGTCCGAATTTACGGTCAACGCAGAGGGCGAGGGCGACAAAGTCGATTTGTCGGACTTGATAGGGTCCATGAAGACAACTCCTGGACTCTCAGGCAAGAGCAAGAAGCGGCTGAAGAATTTGGAGCAAAGCAGAAAGACCATAGAGTGCCCGCTAAGCAAGCAGGAGAGCGAGAGGATAAGGAGAGATCTGGCTTTTCAGAAGGTTTCCAAAGAGGTGAGCCACTGGAAGAGTGTCATCAGACAGAATGAGAGGGCTGAGCAGCTGGTCTTCCCTCTCAATCAGGAGCATTCAGGCCCCAAGCCCATTGAGAGGGTGGTGATGGACTGGAAGGCTCAGACTCCGCTTGAGCAAGAAGTTTTCACTCTCCTGTCTGCCAACAAGCAGCCTATTAATGACCCCATTCTTACTCCCACTGAGGAGGCTTCCATGAAAGCGATGAGCCTGGAGGAAGCTAAGGTACGTCGTGCAGAGCTGCAGAAGGCCCGGGCTCTTCAGTCCTACTACGAGGCCAAGGCGAGGAGGCAAAAGAAGATCAAGAGCAAGAAATAccacaaagtgctgaacaagGCCAAATCCAAGGATTTCCAGAAGCAGTTTGATgagatggtgaagagagacccAGCTGCTGCGCTGGAGGAGCTGAATAAGATGGAGATGGCGAGGATGCAGGAGAGGATGTCACTGAAGCACCAGAACAGCAGTAAGTGGGCCAGGTCCAAGGCCATCATGGCAAAATATGATGAAGGTGCCCGCAAAGCTATTCAGCAGCAGCTAGAAGTGAACAAAGACCTGACCCAGAAGTTGGTGACCTCACTGAacaaggaagaggaggagacgaTGGAGGAAGAAGGTAACGCAGACGTGGTGCCTGACTTTGTGAATGATGCAGAGGAAGGACTGGATTTTTCAAATCCTTGGATGACTGGAAAGCTCTCTCAAGACTGTGTGGAGAAGGAGACAAGTAATGCTGTGACTATTAGAGCTGAGGAAAATGtagctgaggaagaggaggtggaggagacaGAAGAGGAGGTGCTACTCAGAGAATTTGATAGCAGGAGGAAACGGCGTCAAGCTCAGGAAGCCGACGCAGCTGTGATGCTtatggaggaggaagaggaggaggaggaaaacaaaGATGCTTctgacaaagaggaagaagagcttTCAGAGTTCACAAGCCTTTTCAAAGGAATAGCAGAGCGCTGTGGAGAGGCTGACACAGCAGCTGAGCTGGAAAAGGAGCTCAAAATCAGGTGTCAAGAGGATGAAGAGCTTCTCACTCAGGGcaaggaggcagaggaggaggaagccaCAGATAAAGGACCTGTTGTTCCGCAGCATCCTCCAGCCACAGAAAATGGACAAAAGACGGGCaaaagcaggaagaggaggaaagggATTGAGCTGAAACAAGTTCTCACCAAGGGCGCACAGGTCCTCCAGGTTTCCTTTGCTCCCACCATCGAGGATGCAGAGGACTCGGAGGAAAAGCTGGACCAGAGGGGGCTCATTAAAGAGGCCTTCGCTGGAGATGACATCATCTCTGACTTTctgaaggaaaagaggaagcaagAGGATGCAGGGAAGCCTAAGGTGGTAGACCTGACACTACCTGGGTGGGGTGAGTGGGGAGGGGGAGGACTGCAGCCATCATGCAGAAAACGCAGGAAGTTCAGGAGAAAGATGACCCCACCCACACCCAGGAAAGACAAGCATCTACCTGGTGTCATTATCTCTGAGAAGAGGAGCAGCTCCATCAGGCTCCATCAGGTCAACGCGCTGCCCTTTCCCTTTGAGAGCCCCTCAGTCTTTGAGAACACCATCCGCTCTGCGCTTGGCCGCACCTGGAACACAGAGCACACTGTGAAAAAGGTCACCAAGCCCAAGGTCGTCACCAAGCTGGGCGCCATCATCGAGCCCATGACTCGGGAGGAGCTAGTGAAGGACAAGAACGGAGCGTCTGCAGGAAGCAGCAGTAGTGTGAAAAGAAAACCTTAA